Proteins encoded in a region of the Megalops cyprinoides isolate fMegCyp1 chromosome 3, fMegCyp1.pri, whole genome shotgun sequence genome:
- the vdac1 gene encoding voltage-dependent anion-selective channel protein 1 yields MAVPPTYVDLGKPAKDVFTKGYGFGQIKLDLKTKSENGLEFTSSGSANTETSKVSGTLETKYKWVEHGLTFTEKWNTDNTLGTEITLEDQLAKGLKLTFDSSFSPNTGKKSGKIKTAYNREHINLGCDVDYDINGTAVHGAVVVGYEGWLAGYQMTFEAGKNRVTQSNFAVGYKTDEFQLHTNVNDGTEFGGSIYQKVNDNLETAVNLAWTAGNSNTRFGIAAKYQIDADASFSAKVNNSSLVGLGYTQTLKPGIKLTLSALLDGKNINAGGHKLGLGLEFEA; encoded by the exons ATGGCGGTGCCACCCACTTACGTTGACCTGGGCAAGCCGGCCAAGGACGTCTTCACCAAGGGATACG GCTTTGGCCAGATCAAGTTGGATTTGAAGACAAAGTCAGAAAATGGACTG GAATTCACCAGCTCGGGGTCCGCCAACACGGAGACCAGCAAAGTTTCGGGTACCCTGGAGACCAAGTACAAGTGGGTGGAGCACGGTCTGACCTTCACCGAAAAGTGGAACACTGACAACACCCTGGGCACAGAGATCACCCTGGAGGACCAG cTGGCCAAAGGACTCAAACTGACCTTTGATTCGTCCTTTTCGCCAAATACTGG CAAGAAGAGCGGCAAGATCAAGACCGCCTACAACAGGGAGCACATCAACCTGGGCTGTGACGTGGACTACGACATCAACGGCACTGCCGTGCACGGGGCAGTGGTGGTAGGCTACGagggctggctggctggctaccAGATGACCTTCGAGGCCGGGAAGAACAGAGTCACCCAGAGCAACTTTGCAGTGGGGTACAAGACCGATGAGTTCCAGCTCCACACAAATGT GAACGATGGCACGGAATTCGGTGGCTCCATCTACCAGAAGGTGAATGACAATCTGGAGACTGCTGTCAACCTGGCCTGGACTGCTGGGAACAGCAACACCCGCTTTGGCATCGCAGCGAAATACCAGATCGATGCGGACGCCTCTTTTTCG GCCAAAGTGAACAACTCCAGTCTCGTGGGCCTGGGATATACTCAGACCCTGAAGCCAG GCATTAAACTGACCCTCTCTGCTCTTCTGGATGGGAAGAATATCAATGCTGGTGGCCACAAACTGGGTTTAGGACTGGAATTTGAGGCCTAG